Proteins encoded by one window of Elaeis guineensis isolate ETL-2024a chromosome 12, EG11, whole genome shotgun sequence:
- the LOC140852976 gene encoding uncharacterized protein, producing MGCLCNSKRASWWSSLMHATLLLLCHILIPSPQFPAITSSATSLVARNNSRSGSDHLALISFKSNIYNDPFGALSSWDNKSLHFCQWKGVTCGSRHPQRVIALDLPSLGLAGTISPSIANLTFLRRLSLQENELKGSIPQELGLVHWLRYLNLSLNSLEGQIPSSLGNCRQVITLDLHKNLLNGQVPHELGSLPQLIVLDIGWNDLTGGIPTSFTNLTSLDYLRLSSNRITGGIPTWLGNLSSATNIRLTENTLSGAIPSSLCRLPSLIVLAVALNQLSSMIPSCLYNLSSIKALSVGQNNLRGSIPSHIGSTLPHLSWLDMAFNQFTGLIPSSLSNASGLSRIQFQMNNLHGKIPCTLENLQNLSVLSLDGNQLAAKEENDWSFLTALTNCSKLTILLIDNNNLAGVLPNSISNLSTEIQVLAFSNNQISGSLPSNIGNLKNLMVLGMESNLLTGNIPASLGNLNALHVLNMSHNNFLGRIPPSLGNISQLNRLELQGNKLSGSIPTQLGNCKNLQSLSLSDNQLTGTIPIEILSLPSLSLGLYLSHNALHGLPPSEIGNLINVNNLDISENRLYGEIPDSIGKCVVLANLDMSGNFFEGIIPTSLGNLKGLQFLDLSSNNLSGHVPGYLQIFHSLQFLNLSLNSFEGEVPLDGVFANMSAFSLIGNPKICGGIPELHLPPCSSAQLHGKKHKSTIWAVIITIASGVLGLTLILFFILLYWTQKSRKRHPSMATLRTELIRVSCAELVKATDGFSSANLIGVGSFGSVYKGVMEWDDEKMVAIKILNLQQQGASRSFIAECEALRSIRHRNLVKIITACSGVDFRGNDFKALVLEFMENGSLEQWLHSKVNERSSMRILNLEQRVSIAIDVASALDYLHHHSPVPIVHCDLKPSNILLDDDMTAHVSDFGLAKFLSESTNSFSISASLVAIKGSVGYIAPEYGLGSEISTGGDVYSYGILLLEMFTGKRPTGEIFNESLDLHQFVETAFPTQIMNIIDPRLIRKEEYESINDIQQRSKRSKILECLISVISIVLQCSNRLPKERMSTGDIVKNLTAAREIICRV from the exons ATGGGTTGTCTCTGCAACTCAAAGAGGGCATCTTGGTGGTCCTCTCTCATGCATGCCACTCTTCTACTCTTATGTCATATTTTGATCCCATCTCCCCAATTTCCTGCCATCACCAGCAGTGCAACCTCCTTGGTGGCCAGGAATAACAGCAGAAGCGGGAGTGACCACTTGGCTCTCATttcattcaagtctaatatatatAATGATCCATTTGGGGCTCTGTCCTCCTGGGACAACAAGTCGCTTCATTTCTGCCAGTGGAAAGGTGTCACATGTGGCAGTCGGCACCCTCAGAGGGTCATTGCTCTGGACTTACCCTCTCTTGGCCTAGCTGGCACCATATCACCATCCATAGCCAACCTCACATTCCTCCGCAGACTCAGTCTCCAAGAAAACGAACTCAAAGGATCCATTCCACAAGAGCTTGGCCTTGTGCATTGGCTGCGATATCTCAATCTAAGCCTGAATTCTCTGGAAGGACAAATTCCATCCAGTCTTGGAAACTGCAGACAGGTAATTACACTTGACCTACATAAGAACCTTCTCAACGGACAAGTGCCACATGAGTTGGGATCACTTCCTCAGCTCATTGTCTTGGACATCGGATGGAATGATCTTACAGGAGGCATCCCAACTTCTTTCACCAACCTCACCTCTTTGGACTACCTCCGCCTGTCCAGCAACAGGATTACAGGGGGCATCCCTACTTGGTTAGGGAACCTGTCCTCCGCCACCAATATTCGTCTTACAGAGAACACCCTGTCGGGAGCCATTCCATCTTCCTTGTGCCGTCTACCCTCTCTTATTGTCCTCGCTGTAGCACTAAATCAGTTATCAAGCATGATTCCTTCCTGTCTATACAATCTCTCAAGTATCAAGGCTTTGAGTGTGGGACAAAATAATCTCAGAGGGAGTATCCCATCTCACATAGGCAGCACTCTTCCCCACCTCAGTTGGCTCGACATGGCCTTCAATCAGTTCACCGGACTTATCCCTTCTTCATTATCCAATGCTTCTGGGCTGTCTCGCATTCAGTTCCAAATGAACAATCTCCATGGAAAAATCCCTTGTACCCTTGAAAACTTACAGAACCTGTCAGTCTTGTCCCTTGATGGGAACCAACTAGCAGCCAAGGAGGAAAACGATTGGAGCTTCCTCACTGCTCTAACCAACTGCAGCAAATTGACAATTTTACTTATCGACAACAATAATCTTGCTGGTGTCTTACCCAATTCAATATCCAACCTCTCCACAGAAATCCAGGTCCTTGCTTTTTCCAATAACCAGATATCTGGAAGCCTTCCTTCAAATATAGGGAACCTGAAAAACCTGATGGTACTTGGCATGGAGTCAAACCTTCTCACAGGTAATATTCCTGCCTCTCTTGGAAATCTTAATGCACTGCATGTACTGAATATGTCTCACAACAATTTTCTCGGCCGAATTCCACCTTCACTCGGAAACATTAGTCAATTGAATCGGCTTGAACTGCAAGGAAACAAATTGAGTGGAAGCATTCCAACCCAACTTGGAAACTGCAAGAACTtgcagtctctctctctctctgacaaTCAGCTTACAGGCACTATACCCATAGAGATTCTTAGCCTGCCTTCTCTATCCTTAGGCCTATACTTATCACACAATGCATTACATGGGCTCCCACCTTCCGAAATTGGCAACCTGATAAATGTCAATAACCTCGATATTTCTGAGAATAGATTGTATGGTGAAATCCCTGATAGCATTGGCAAATGCGTGGTCCTTGCAAACCTCGATATGAGTGGTAATTTTTTTGAAGGGATCATCCCGACATCATTGGGCAATCTAAAAGGCCTTCAATTTCTGGACCTCTCAAGCAACAACCTATCGGGGCATGTACCAGGATACCTCCAAATATTTCACTCGCTCCAATTTCTGAATCTCTCTTTAAACAGCTTTGAAGGCGAGGTTCCGTTAGACGGGGTCTTTGCAAATATGAGCGCATTTTCACTCATTGGGAATCCAAAGATCTGCGGTGGCATCCCTGAACTGCACCTACCACCCTGTTCCTCTGCCCAGCTGCATGGGAAAAAACACAAATCTACCATCTGGGCAGTGATCATCACAATTGCCAGTGGAGTTCTAGGTTTGACTCTGATTCTCTTCTTCATTTTACTTTACTGGACACAAAAATCAAGAAAGAGACATCCATCCATGGCTACCTTGAGAACAGAACTTATTAGAGTCTCCTGCGCCGAATTGGTCAAAGCAACTGATGGGTTTTCTTCAGCAAATCTGATTGGTGTTGGGAGCTTTGGTTCCGTATATAAAGGGGTCATGGAGTGGGATGATGAAAAGATGGTTGCTATAAAGATACTGAACCTTCAGCAGCAGGGGGCTTCAAGGAGTTTCATAGCTGAATGTGAGGCCTTGAGGAGCATCCGTCATCGGAACCTGGTCAAAATCATAACTGCATGCTCTGGTGTTGATTTTAGAGGCAATGATTTCAAAGCATTGGTTCTTGAATTTATGGAGAATGGAAGCTTGGAACAATGGCTGCATTCAAAAGTGAATGAGCGATCCTCGATGAGGATTTTGAATTTAGAACAGAGAGTGAGCATAGCCATTGATGTGGCTTCTGCACTGGATTACCTTCATCATCACAGCCCAGTGCCAATCGTTCATTGTGATCTCAAGCCGAGCAACATTCTTCTGGACGATGACATGACTGCCCATGTGAGTGACTTTGGGCTGGCAAAGTTTCTCTCTGAATCTACTAACTCATTCTCCATATCTGCAAGCTTGGTGGCAATTAAAGGATCAGTTGGATATATTGCTCCAG AGTACGGTTTGGGAAGCGAAATATCAACTGGAGGAGATGTGTACAGCTATGGAATACTTCTCTTGGAGATGTTTACCGGAAAGAGACCCACTGGTGAAATCTTTAATGAAAGCCTAGATCTTCATCAATTTGTTGAGACGGCCTTTCCTACTCAAATTATGAACATCATAGATCCGCGATTGATACGAAAGGAAGAGTATGAAAGTATCAATGACATACAACAAAGGTCTAAACGATCCAAGATACTAGAGTGCTTAATTTCAGTGATCAGCATTGTGCTACAATGTTCCAACAGATTACCCAAAGAACGGATGAGTACAGGAGATATTGTAAAAAATTTGACTGCAGCGAGAGAGATAATTTGCAGGGTCTGA